A genomic segment from Brevundimonas mediterranea encodes:
- a CDS encoding DUF4153 domain-containing protein translates to MLHIPVLPRSSFWLRVAVGAALVGLADLLFFAHAPGTSLGLFAFAVLGGALLGRKDLLQDRRGRGFVLAGVAFALVLADRPGVLAWALFGVSISLGALSSRVGPNETAWGWAQRLALHWFFALFGPVIDLFKVSRLRRGRGGMSALNLLGLLIMPVVGGGVFLALFSAANPLISNALANLSLPSLSPQNVLRILFWCAVFIGVLGLLRPRWRKPLLGLPERKIGKPSAFLTRTITLSLIVFNAVFALQNGLDIAFLWSGAPLPGDMGLAEYAHRGAYPLIVTALLAGLFVLVALQPGSDTASKPLVRCLVVVWIAQNMVLVASSLLRTADYIEVYALTRFRIAAMIWMALVAVGLMLICWRMLAGKSAHWLINANAAAALIVLAVVSVVDLGAVVAGWNVRHAREVGSRGVALDLGYLHTLGAPALVSLAELETTLDDAVLRDRVAAVRQDILLNVRRRQSEWRGWTWRDQRRLDRIAALQQKGALSAPAPGARHWNGLIQMPPPTAPAPVAAPPPVPLTSPTEG, encoded by the coding sequence ATGCTTCACATACCCGTTCTGCCTCGATCATCATTCTGGCTCAGGGTCGCCGTCGGCGCCGCCCTGGTCGGCCTCGCCGACCTGCTGTTCTTCGCCCATGCCCCCGGTACGAGTCTTGGCCTGTTCGCCTTCGCGGTCCTAGGGGGCGCGCTCCTTGGTCGGAAAGACCTGCTGCAAGACCGTCGAGGCCGGGGCTTCGTCCTGGCCGGCGTCGCCTTCGCCCTGGTTCTGGCGGACCGGCCTGGGGTGCTGGCCTGGGCGCTGTTCGGGGTCTCGATCAGCCTCGGGGCGTTGTCGAGCCGGGTGGGGCCGAACGAGACGGCGTGGGGCTGGGCCCAAAGACTGGCGCTCCACTGGTTTTTTGCCCTGTTTGGCCCCGTGATCGACCTGTTCAAGGTCTCGCGGCTGAGGCGCGGTCGCGGCGGAATGTCCGCTCTGAACCTGCTTGGCCTTCTCATCATGCCCGTGGTCGGCGGCGGTGTCTTCCTCGCCCTGTTCTCGGCGGCGAATCCGCTCATTTCGAATGCGCTCGCCAACCTGTCCCTGCCGTCCCTGTCGCCCCAGAACGTCCTCCGCATCCTGTTCTGGTGCGCCGTCTTCATCGGCGTTCTGGGCCTGCTGCGTCCGCGCTGGCGCAAGCCCTTGCTCGGCCTGCCTGAACGCAAGATCGGAAAGCCTTCAGCCTTCCTGACCCGCACGATCACCCTGTCCCTGATCGTCTTCAATGCGGTCTTCGCGCTCCAGAACGGCCTGGACATCGCCTTCCTGTGGAGCGGCGCGCCGCTTCCCGGCGACATGGGTCTGGCCGAATACGCCCATCGCGGCGCCTATCCCCTGATCGTCACCGCCCTGCTCGCCGGCCTGTTCGTCCTGGTGGCGCTCCAGCCGGGTTCCGACACCGCGAGCAAGCCGCTGGTCCGGTGCCTGGTAGTGGTCTGGATCGCCCAGAACATGGTGCTGGTCGCGTCTAGCCTGCTGCGCACCGCCGACTATATCGAGGTTTACGCCCTGACCCGTTTCCGCATCGCCGCGATGATCTGGATGGCGCTGGTGGCGGTCGGCCTGATGCTGATCTGCTGGCGCATGCTGGCCGGCAAGTCGGCGCACTGGCTGATCAACGCCAACGCCGCGGCCGCGCTGATCGTGCTGGCGGTCGTCAGCGTCGTCGACCTCGGCGCCGTCGTGGCCGGCTGGAACGTGCGGCATGCCAGGGAAGTCGGAAGTCGCGGGGTCGCGCTGGACCTCGGCTATCTCCATACCCTGGGCGCGCCCGCCCTCGTCTCACTGGCCGAGCTGGAAACGACCCTTGACGACGCCGTCCTGCGCGACCGGGTCGCCGCCGTCCGCCAGGACATCCTGCTGAACGTCCGTCGGCGACAGAGCGAATGGCGCGGCTGGACCTGGCGCGACCAGCGTCGTCTGGATCGCATCGCCGCCCTGCAACAGAAGGGCGCCTTGTCGGCGCCGGCGCCGGGCGCCCGTCACTGGAACGGGCTCATCCAAATGCCGCCGCCCACCGCGCCGGCGCCCGTCGCCGCCCCGCCGCCTGTCCCGTTGACCTCGCCGACGGAAGGCTGA
- a CDS encoding sensor histidine kinase, giving the protein MIARLRAFIRNHWPALRLRTILLSVLIFAGVLPGLSAIFLRVYENTLVRQTEAELVAQAVVLSAVAASDWPGAVVVPPDPARRDDPGYYRPEPATIDLGSTPVLPARPAPRHAAVPEAGAVEVADRLGSVVEQTSRTTLASILLLDRNGTIVLGYGQGGGLADLTEVRSALAGEPRTVLRRNDAYRPRYSMEWLSRAAGVRIHHARPVMVNGRVEGVVVASRSPRALFKGLYQDRIKIGLGVVGTLGVIALLAVLVSRGIARPIEALSRATRDVANGGGVLPPAPATAAVEIRTLYEDFGRMAQAVDRRSRYLRDFAAAVSHEFKTPLSGIQGAVELLQDHEMAPDQRRRFLDNIAADARRLSALVTRLLDLARADMARPQAGLSVDVRLPITKAVDARSSRLAISVMFGDETPRVAVPASTIEMVVSTLLENSRQAGATAVSIRAAALPDRLVVTLADDGPGVAPADAGRVFEPFFTTRRGEGGAGLGLSIARALLAANDATLDLLPTTEGAVFELVMPLAEQ; this is encoded by the coding sequence GTGATCGCACGTCTGCGCGCCTTCATCCGCAATCACTGGCCGGCGCTCAGGCTTCGGACCATCCTGCTGTCCGTGCTGATCTTCGCCGGCGTCCTGCCGGGGCTCAGCGCCATATTCCTGCGGGTCTATGAGAACACCCTGGTGCGTCAGACGGAGGCGGAACTGGTCGCCCAGGCCGTCGTCCTGTCGGCCGTCGCCGCCTCGGATTGGCCCGGCGCCGTCGTGGTTCCGCCCGATCCCGCCCGGCGCGACGATCCGGGTTACTACAGGCCCGAACCCGCGACGATCGACCTGGGGTCCACGCCGGTCTTGCCGGCGCGGCCCGCGCCGCGTCACGCTGCCGTGCCTGAGGCCGGGGCGGTCGAGGTCGCCGACCGGCTTGGCTCCGTCGTCGAGCAGACCAGCCGCACAACCCTGGCCTCGATCCTCTTGCTGGATCGCAACGGGACGATCGTTCTGGGCTACGGCCAGGGCGGCGGCCTGGCCGATCTGACCGAAGTGCGCTCGGCGCTTGCGGGCGAACCGCGAACGGTCCTGCGTCGCAACGACGCCTATCGCCCGCGCTATTCCATGGAATGGCTCAGTCGCGCAGCGGGCGTTCGTATCCACCATGCGCGGCCGGTGATGGTGAATGGCCGGGTCGAGGGGGTCGTCGTGGCGTCCCGCTCGCCCCGAGCCCTGTTCAAGGGGCTGTACCAGGACCGGATCAAGATCGGGCTGGGCGTCGTCGGAACCCTGGGTGTGATCGCCCTTTTGGCTGTTCTGGTCTCGCGCGGCATCGCCCGTCCGATCGAGGCGCTCAGCCGGGCGACGCGCGATGTCGCCAACGGCGGCGGCGTGCTTCCCCCTGCGCCGGCCACCGCCGCCGTCGAAATTCGGACTCTCTACGAGGACTTCGGGCGGATGGCCCAGGCCGTGGATCGCCGGTCCCGCTATCTGCGCGATTTCGCCGCCGCCGTGAGCCATGAGTTCAAGACGCCCCTGTCCGGGATACAGGGCGCCGTCGAACTGCTGCAGGACCACGAGATGGCGCCTGATCAGCGTCGGCGGTTCCTCGACAACATCGCCGCCGACGCCCGCCGTCTCTCGGCCCTTGTGACGCGCCTGCTGGATCTGGCGCGCGCCGATATGGCGCGTCCCCAAGCCGGGCTTTCGGTCGACGTCCGCCTCCCGATCACGAAGGCGGTCGACGCCAGGTCAAGCCGGCTGGCGATCTCGGTGATGTTCGGGGACGAAACGCCCAGGGTGGCCGTTCCAGCGTCTACCATCGAGATGGTGGTTTCGACGCTCCTGGAAAACAGCCGCCAGGCCGGCGCGACGGCCGTCAGCATCAGGGCGGCGGCCCTGCCCGATCGACTTGTCGTCACCCTGGCGGACGATGGTCCAGGCGTCGCGCCGGCCGACGCCGGTCGCGTCTTCGAGCCCTTCTTCACCACGCGACGCGGGGAGGGCGGCGCCGGCCTCGGCCTGTCCATCGCCCGCGCCCTGCTGGCCGCGAACGACGCCACCCTGGATCTGCTGCCTACGACCGAGGGCGCCGTCTTCGAATTGGTCATGCCGCTCGCCGAGCAATAG
- a CDS encoding response regulator transcription factor, which translates to MAIMQSTVLVVDDDPHIRDLLTFALQKAGLATREAADGEAALADIALYRPNLVVLDINMPRMDGIEACRRIRAQGDLPVLFLSSRDDEIDRILGMELGADDYVTKPFSPREVVARVAAILRRIARNPPPPTPGQFAFGGLGLDADGWRATWRDVEVPLTVTEFSIVRTLADAPRRVFTRDAIIDRVHGPGFAMTDRTIDSHVRNLRAKFAAVGGADVIETRPGIGYQLGPCLGAPGAPEA; encoded by the coding sequence ATGGCCATCATGCAAAGCACCGTCCTGGTGGTCGATGACGACCCGCACATCCGCGACCTGCTGACCTTCGCGCTTCAGAAGGCGGGTCTGGCGACGCGGGAGGCCGCCGACGGCGAAGCCGCGCTGGCCGACATCGCCCTGTACAGGCCGAACCTCGTCGTGCTGGACATCAACATGCCCCGCATGGACGGGATCGAGGCCTGTCGCCGAATCCGCGCCCAGGGCGATCTGCCGGTCCTGTTCCTGTCGTCGCGCGATGACGAGATCGACCGCATCCTGGGCATGGAGCTGGGCGCGGACGACTATGTGACCAAGCCCTTCAGTCCGCGCGAGGTGGTGGCGCGGGTCGCCGCCATCCTGCGCCGTATCGCGCGGAACCCGCCCCCGCCGACGCCGGGCCAGTTCGCCTTCGGTGGTCTGGGTCTGGATGCGGACGGATGGCGGGCGACATGGCGCGATGTGGAGGTGCCGCTGACGGTGACGGAGTTCAGCATCGTGCGCACCCTGGCCGATGCGCCGCGCCGGGTCTTCACGCGGGACGCCATCATCGACCGGGTCCATGGCCCAGGCTTCGCCATGACCGACCGTACGATCGACAGCCATGTCCGCAACCTGCGGGCCAAGTTTGCAGCGGTGGGCGGGGCTGACGTGATCGAGACCAGGCCGGGCATCGGCTACCAGCTTGGCCCCTGCCTGGGCGCGCCCGGGGCGCCGGAGGCGTGA